In Allomuricauda ruestringensis DSM 13258, the following proteins share a genomic window:
- a CDS encoding response regulator yields MLLLCIVLCIQFTFAQSDGNSTSDVKAIFNEFMQYRHENKVDKALETLNEAANIAERNEDSKLLLDTYHQYARLFLEEEDRETAIFYWDRASILLRDTSYSYGEAFHLYLDAALRYGEGNNFQALKQLEESRKLSNNRNLTNNILLLEASIYTNIEKYDDAVKNLHALIVNSDDKERAYLATRANLQLAKISVTLDDFEDGIIHSKAALELAEKHGFSKEIKIAYEQLSGIYEASGNYDESLVYAKGLAQIKDSIFNVEKAKLDANAADKIRFDHQMNELNKLQAKNEELSESKNRSEITAILTSAFLTIISLLAVSLFRNNQIKLKTNDLLYTKNKELELARDAAVSAMQAKTNFLSTVTHELRTPLYAVTGLTHLLLEENPSEHQKEHLKSLKFSGEYLLNFINDILQINKIDAEKLEPLNIEFKLHKVLDDVVESLQQNAHEKKTKLILDYDPTIPKKLLGDPIKLSQIFMNLVGNALKFTKNGKVEVLAKMLKKDEDQVKLYFEVRDNGIGISEEQQKNIFESFEQGSIQINREYGGTGLGLTIVKSLLGLFGSSIHLESELGHGSSFYFEMDLNYETKEGEEISFELNPEDFQFKGLHVLVVEDNKINQVITKKMLTKKEISCDIANNGNEAIDLAKKNTYDAILMDIHMPGISGEEATRQIRKFDKNIPIIALTAISLDDSLESFYEAGCNDVVTKPFKPEVFYQKIGENIFRSKMEGSV; encoded by the coding sequence CTGCTTCTATTGTGCATAGTGTTATGCATCCAGTTTACTTTTGCCCAAAGTGATGGTAATTCCACCTCTGACGTTAAGGCCATTTTTAATGAGTTTATGCAATATCGCCACGAAAACAAAGTGGACAAAGCTTTAGAAACTTTGAATGAGGCTGCAAATATTGCAGAGCGAAATGAAGACTCCAAACTTTTGCTGGACACTTATCACCAATATGCACGGTTGTTTTTAGAGGAAGAAGACCGAGAAACAGCTATTTTCTACTGGGACAGGGCCAGTATTCTTTTAAGGGATACCTCATACTCCTACGGCGAAGCATTCCACTTGTATTTAGATGCCGCATTGCGGTATGGTGAAGGCAATAACTTTCAAGCATTGAAACAACTGGAGGAATCCAGAAAACTTAGTAATAACAGGAATCTTACCAATAATATACTTTTACTTGAGGCCAGTATCTACACCAATATTGAGAAGTACGATGACGCTGTTAAAAACCTACATGCCCTAATCGTTAACTCCGATGATAAAGAGCGTGCCTACTTGGCCACAAGGGCCAACTTACAATTGGCAAAAATAAGCGTGACCCTGGATGATTTTGAAGACGGGATCATCCACTCCAAAGCTGCTTTGGAACTAGCGGAAAAGCATGGTTTTTCCAAAGAGATAAAAATTGCCTACGAACAATTGTCCGGCATTTACGAAGCCAGTGGCAATTACGATGAATCCCTCGTATATGCCAAAGGTTTGGCCCAAATAAAAGATTCCATATTCAATGTGGAAAAGGCCAAGTTAGATGCCAATGCCGCGGACAAAATCCGGTTCGACCACCAAATGAACGAACTCAACAAACTCCAAGCAAAAAATGAGGAGCTCAGCGAATCCAAAAACCGCTCGGAAATAACCGCCATATTAACATCTGCCTTTTTGACCATTATCTCCCTTTTGGCAGTTTCATTGTTCAGAAACAATCAAATCAAGCTTAAAACAAACGATCTTCTTTACACCAAAAACAAGGAACTGGAGTTGGCAAGGGATGCAGCGGTTTCTGCCATGCAGGCCAAAACAAATTTCTTATCAACCGTAACCCACGAGCTCAGGACACCCTTGTATGCCGTTACGGGACTCACCCATCTATTATTGGAAGAGAACCCCTCGGAACATCAAAAGGAACATTTAAAATCATTAAAATTCTCAGGGGAATACCTGCTAAATTTTATCAACGATATTCTTCAGATAAATAAAATTGATGCAGAAAAACTGGAACCTCTCAATATAGAATTCAAGTTGCACAAAGTACTGGATGATGTTGTGGAGTCGCTCCAACAAAATGCTCACGAGAAAAAGACAAAACTGATCCTGGATTACGATCCTACCATCCCCAAAAAATTGTTGGGAGACCCCATAAAGCTATCCCAAATTTTTATGAACCTTGTTGGCAATGCCCTTAAGTTCACCAAAAATGGCAAAGTAGAGGTCTTGGCCAAAATGTTGAAAAAAGATGAAGATCAGGTAAAGCTATACTTTGAAGTAAGGGACAATGGAATCGGGATTTCGGAAGAGCAACAAAAAAATATTTTTGAAAGCTTTGAACAAGGTTCCATACAAATCAATAGGGAGTATGGGGGCACAGGGCTTGGGCTTACCATTGTTAAAAGTCTTTTGGGATTGTTTGGAAGCTCCATTCACCTTGAAAGTGAGTTAGGCCACGGAAGCTCCTTCTATTTTGAAATGGATCTAAATTACGAAACCAAAGAAGGTGAAGAAATCTCTTTTGAACTCAATCCCGAGGATTTCCAATTCAAAGGATTGCACGTGCTAGTTGTGGAAGACAATAAGATCAACCAGGTAATCACCAAAAAAATGCTCACCAAAAAAGAGATCAGTTGCGACATTGCCAATAATGGTAACGAGGCCATTGACCTCGCCAAAAAAAATACCTACGATGCCATTTTAATGGATATCCACATGCCGGGCATAAGCGGCGAGGAAGCCACACGACAAATACGAAAGTTTGACAAAAATATCCCCATCATTGCATTGACCGCCATTTCTTTGGATGACAGTCTGGAGAGTTTCTACGAAGCAGGCTGTAACGATGTGGTTACCAAACCATTTAAACCAGAAGTTTTCTATCAAAAAATTGGAGAAAACATCTTTAGAAGCAAAATGGAAGGTTCGGTTTAG
- the gap gene encoding type I glyceraldehyde-3-phosphate dehydrogenase has protein sequence MKNISIGINGFGRIGRTLFRLLLNHPNIKVVAINDLANAETLAHLLKYDSIHGVLNTEVSHKDNLILIDGREIPVLNHDHPKEIDWKSHKVDIVVESTGKFKTKEELEFHIKNGAKKVILSVPPLDESIKMVVLGVNEDIINSEDQIISNASCTTNNAAPMIKVINELCGIEQAYITTIHSYTSDQSLHDAPHRDLRRSRAAGQSIIPTTTGAAKALTSIFPELSDVIGGCGIRVPVPNGSLTDITFNVLQETSIEEINATFRKQAENSLKGILNYTEDPIVSIDINNSSYSCTFDSLMTSVIGKMVKIIGWYDNETGYCSRIIDLIDLLIKKNYV, from the coding sequence ATGAAAAACATCTCTATTGGTATTAATGGTTTTGGCCGTATCGGTAGAACCCTTTTTAGACTTTTACTGAATCATCCGAACATTAAGGTAGTGGCCATTAACGATTTGGCCAATGCCGAAACCTTGGCCCATTTGCTGAAATATGACAGCATTCATGGGGTATTGAATACAGAAGTATCACACAAAGACAATCTAATTCTTATTGATGGCAGGGAAATCCCCGTTCTCAATCACGATCACCCCAAGGAAATAGACTGGAAATCGCACAAGGTTGATATTGTCGTAGAATCCACTGGAAAGTTTAAAACAAAGGAAGAATTGGAATTCCATATAAAAAATGGGGCCAAAAAAGTGATTCTTTCCGTTCCTCCATTGGATGAATCCATTAAAATGGTGGTTTTGGGCGTTAATGAGGATATCATCAACAGCGAAGACCAAATTATTTCCAATGCATCCTGTACAACCAACAATGCTGCCCCAATGATCAAGGTGATCAATGAATTGTGCGGTATAGAACAGGCCTACATCACTACTATACATTCCTATACTTCGGACCAGAGCTTGCACGATGCCCCCCACCGCGACCTTCGTAGGTCCAGGGCGGCCGGGCAATCCATTATCCCTACCACCACGGGTGCTGCAAAAGCACTGACCAGTATTTTTCCTGAATTATCGGATGTGATAGGCGGATGTGGCATACGCGTTCCCGTTCCCAATGGTTCACTTACGGATATTACCTTCAATGTGCTCCAAGAAACTTCTATTGAGGAAATAAATGCTACCTTTAGGAAGCAAGCGGAAAATAGCCTGAAAGGCATACTCAATTATACCGAAGACCCTATTGTTTCCATCGATATAAACAATAGTTCTTACTCTTGTACGTTTGATTCTTTGATGACCTCCGTAATTGGCAAAATGGTGAAAATCATTGGGTGGTACGATAACGAAACTGGATATTGCTCCAGAATTATTGATTTAATAGATTTGCTCATAAAGAAAAATTACGTTTGA